The following proteins are encoded in a genomic region of Mycobacterium kiyosense:
- a CDS encoding hypothetical protein (frameshifted, insertion at around 3799048), with the protein MAFEVARELRLPFDVLLARRLAVPGHPDLAFGAVGERGVRINNDAVIQRAGLTYREMDDVENREWEDLIRQGQRFRGSHGRISLKGRVALIVDDGVATGATAQAACQVARAQGARTVVLAVPIVAAEVADQLAEYADEVVWAQPPVPHFAVAQGYRDFAPVTDDDVAALLDRAGNGFASDADEPGCERAATSP; encoded by the coding sequence GTGGCCTTCGAAGTGGCACGCGAGTTGCGGTTGCCGTTCGACGTGCTCCTGGCGCGACGGCTCGCGGTCCCCGGCCACCCCGACCTTGCCTTCGGCGCGGTCGGGGAACGGGGGGTGCGGATCAACAACGACGCCGTCATCCAGCGGGCCGGTCTGACGTATCGCGAGATGGACGACGTGGAAAACCGGGAATGGGAGGACCTGATCCGGCAGGGGCAGCGGTTCCGTGGGAGCCACGGGCGGATTTCGCTGAAGGGACGCGTCGCGCTGATCGTCGACGACGGCGTCGCGACCGGAGCAACCGCGCAGGCGGCCTGCCAGGTGGCACGGGCCCAAGGGGCTCGCACGGTGGTCCTGGCGGTTCCGATCGTGGCCGCCGAGGTCGCCGACCAGCTGGCCGAGTACGCCGACGAGGTGGTCTGGGCTCAGCCGCCGGTTCCGCACTTCGCGGTCGCCCAGGGTTACCGCGACTTCGCCCCTGTCACCGACGACGACGTGGCCGCGCTGCTGGATCGCGCCGGCAACGGATTCGCTTCTGACGCAGACGAACCGGGCTGTGAGCGCGCGGCTACATCGCCCTGA
- the pcaB gene encoding 3-carboxy-cis,cis-muconate cycloisomerase translates to MTNLLWPGDERAGELMTDPALLRAMVAVESAWLGALVQAGLAPVGRTDLGELLAEDDTEPLARGAEAGGNPVLDLVALLRRRANPALAPYLHRGLTSQDVLDTAIMLALSAVAQQVKAQLAEQISALSALAGAHRATPMVARTLTQQAAPTTFGVKVAGWLDGIVDAYTRLRTLATPAQFGGAVGTYAATVELVTLRTGTADPAVSAEHVARSAATALGLDFRAPWHTNRAPITAFGDALVACTDSWGRVASDVVTLARPEIGELSEPAGRGGSSSMPHKHNPVLAILIRRAAIAAPPLAATLHTAAALANDERPDGAWHAEWDTLRTLARRTVVAGSQCSELVAGLVVHTDAMAENLAGADVLGEQRAIAELTGEPPSSSYLGAAGRLTEASLQRARRTLDG, encoded by the coding sequence ATGACCAATCTGCTGTGGCCCGGCGACGAGCGTGCCGGCGAGCTCATGACCGATCCGGCGCTGCTTCGGGCGATGGTGGCGGTCGAGTCCGCCTGGCTCGGCGCCCTGGTCCAAGCCGGGCTGGCTCCGGTCGGCAGGACCGACCTGGGCGAGCTACTGGCGGAGGACGACACCGAGCCGTTGGCACGCGGCGCCGAAGCCGGCGGAAACCCGGTGCTCGACCTGGTTGCCCTGCTGCGGCGACGCGCCAACCCCGCGCTGGCCCCGTACCTACACCGCGGCCTCACCAGTCAGGACGTGCTGGACACCGCGATCATGCTGGCGCTCAGTGCCGTCGCACAACAAGTCAAAGCGCAACTCGCCGAACAGATCTCAGCGCTCTCGGCACTGGCCGGCGCGCACCGGGCCACGCCGATGGTGGCGCGCACCCTGACCCAGCAGGCGGCGCCCACCACGTTCGGCGTCAAGGTCGCGGGCTGGCTGGACGGGATCGTCGACGCCTACACCAGGCTGCGGACGCTCGCCACCCCGGCCCAGTTCGGCGGCGCCGTCGGAACCTACGCCGCCACCGTCGAACTGGTGACACTGCGCACCGGGACCGCAGATCCCGCGGTGAGCGCCGAACACGTAGCGCGCAGCGCAGCAACCGCTTTGGGCTTGGACTTCCGTGCACCGTGGCACACCAACCGCGCGCCCATCACCGCGTTCGGCGATGCGCTGGTCGCGTGCACCGACAGCTGGGGACGCGTCGCCTCCGACGTGGTCACGCTGGCCCGCCCGGAGATCGGGGAGCTGAGCGAACCCGCGGGGCGCGGCGGATCGTCGTCGATGCCGCACAAACACAACCCGGTGCTCGCCATCCTGATTCGGCGTGCCGCGATCGCGGCGCCGCCGCTGGCCGCCACCCTGCACACCGCCGCCGCGCTGGCCAACGACGAACGCCCCGACGGCGCCTGGCATGCGGAATGGGACACACTGCGCACCCTGGCACGCCGCACGGTGGTCGCCGGTTCGCAATGCAGTGAACTGGTGGCCGGCCTGGTTGTGCACACCGATGCGATGGCCGAGAACCTGGCCGGGGCCGACGTTCTCGGCGAGCAACGGGCCATCGCCGAGTTGACCGGCGAGCCGCCGTCGTCCAGTTATCTCGGCGCGGCCGGCAGACTGACCGAAGCGAGCCTGCAGCGGGCCCGGCGGACGCTGGACGGGTGA
- the pcaG gene encoding protocatechuate 3,4-dioxygenase subunit alpha, whose protein sequence is MMPRNECTPGQTVGPFFGIGLPFPRDSELVCAEFPGAVELRGTVFDGAGVAVPDALVELWQPDSAGRIPRASGSLRRDGWTFTGWGRAATDGEGRYAFSTVVPGPTAAGRSPYFAVTVFARGLLHRLFTRAYLPGATPDTDPVLSAVPPQRRTGLLCIDESCSGRTIFRFDIHLQGPDETVFLAYCDESR, encoded by the coding sequence ATGATGCCCAGGAATGAGTGCACGCCGGGCCAGACGGTAGGTCCGTTCTTCGGCATCGGACTGCCGTTCCCGCGCGACAGCGAACTGGTGTGCGCGGAGTTTCCCGGCGCGGTCGAGCTGCGCGGGACGGTCTTCGACGGCGCAGGCGTCGCGGTGCCCGATGCGCTCGTGGAGCTTTGGCAGCCGGACAGTGCCGGCCGCATCCCGCGGGCTTCGGGGTCGCTGCGCCGCGACGGTTGGACATTCACCGGTTGGGGCCGCGCGGCAACCGACGGCGAAGGCCGGTACGCGTTCAGCACGGTAGTTCCCGGCCCGACGGCCGCCGGACGGTCGCCGTATTTCGCCGTTACCGTGTTCGCTCGGGGGCTGCTGCATCGGCTGTTCACCCGCGCCTACCTGCCCGGCGCGACTCCGGACACCGACCCGGTGTTGTCCGCCGTGCCCCCGCAGCGCCGCACCGGCTTGCTGTGCATCGACGAAAGCTGTTCGGGGCGAACGATATTCCGTTTCGACATTCATCTACAGGGGCCGGACGAAACGGTGTTCCTGGCCTACTGCGACGAGTCGCGATGA
- the pcaH gene encoding protocatechuate 3,4-dioxygenase subunit beta: protein MNAAPQRVASQADISAEIAAAELLAAQQERGRVPQTQPRLDYPPYRSSVLRHPDHPLLVVDPDEIERCAPCFGHQDIDPLDADLTAGHPGEPIGERLIVTGRVLDSAGRPVVGQLVEIWQANAAGRYRHQRDQHPAPLDPNFTGAGRCLTGPDGSYRFKTVKPGPYPWRNHHNAWRPAHIHFSVFGTAFTQRLVTQMYFPGDPLAGLDPILSSVVDPVARQRLIARYDHDVTEPEYATGYRWDIVLGRGDAHDAQE from the coding sequence GTGAACGCCGCACCGCAGCGCGTCGCTTCGCAAGCCGACATCAGCGCGGAGATCGCTGCCGCCGAACTACTGGCCGCCCAGCAGGAGCGCGGGCGCGTGCCGCAAACTCAGCCGCGGCTGGATTACCCGCCCTACCGCAGCAGCGTGCTGCGACACCCGGACCACCCCCTGCTCGTCGTCGATCCCGACGAAATCGAACGCTGTGCACCGTGCTTCGGCCACCAGGACATCGACCCCCTCGACGCCGACCTGACCGCCGGGCACCCGGGTGAACCGATCGGGGAGCGCCTCATCGTCACCGGACGGGTACTCGACTCAGCCGGCCGTCCGGTGGTGGGTCAGCTGGTCGAGATCTGGCAGGCCAACGCCGCGGGCCGATACCGTCACCAGCGCGACCAGCACCCGGCCCCGCTGGACCCGAACTTCACCGGCGCCGGCCGGTGCCTGACCGGACCCGACGGCTCCTACCGATTCAAGACCGTCAAACCCGGCCCCTACCCGTGGCGCAACCATCACAACGCCTGGCGACCCGCCCACATCCACTTCTCGGTTTTCGGCACCGCCTTCACCCAACGACTGGTGACCCAGATGTACTTTCCCGGCGACCCGCTGGCCGGCCTGGACCCGATCCTCTCGTCGGTCGTCGATCCCGTTGCGCGGCAACGGCTTATCGCGCGCTACGACCACGACGTGACCGAGCCCGAATATGCCACGGGCTACCGGTGGGACATCGTGCTGGGTCGCGGGGACGCCCATGATGCCCAGGAATGA
- a CDS encoding hypothetical protein (frameshifted, insertion at around 3804325,3804341, deletion at around 3804709,3804337,3804370,3804376, 3804703): MSYVVAAPELVNAAVGDLGNIASSIDAARSAVGGATTSVAAAGADEISEAIAALFNAHAQSFQAVSSQAAAFHNQFLQTLSTSASSYASAEATNLAGLIANPHFELFGVLLVGDGTNGTAANPNGGNGGLLWGNGGTGYTQTGASGLAGGRGGNAGLIGNGGRGGNGGYGAAGGAGGTAGWLYGNGGTGGNGGAAMAGFNGGLAGTGGSGGGGLLFGNGGAGGQGGTGLAGTGVTTPGGGTAAAGTAGTNATGTTGVTGTGGGTGTDGTLGQTGGAGGSGGSATSSGNNVQNYSGTGGRGGDGGMGGSGADASALNAGGVGGHGGSGGNAGLLFGNGGAGGQGGAGGVGGSGGTGAAGGGGGAGGAASVSFNNQFANGVATGGNGGTGGTGGRAALARPAVSAATAVTVAAAGSSWVSAATQETVASVV; encoded by the coding sequence ATGTCATATGTAGTCGCCGCTCCGGAGTTGGTGAACGCGGCAGTCGGGGATTTGGGCAACATCGCCTCGTCGATCGACGCAGCCAGGTCGGCTGTAGGGGGTGCGACGACGTCGGTCGCCGCGGCCGGTGCCGACGAGATATCGGAGGCCATCGCGGCGCTGTTCAATGCCCACGCGCAGTCCTTCCAGGCGGTCAGCAGCCAGGCCGCGGCCTTCCACAACCAGTTCCTGCAGACCCTGTCGACGAGCGCGTCGTCCTACGCCAGCGCCGAGGCCACCAACCTGGCCGGCCTGATCGCCAACCCCCACTTCGAACTGTTCGGCGTCCTGCTCGTCGGTGACGGCACCAACGGCACCGCCGCCAATCCCAACGGCGGCAACGGCGGCCTGTTGTGGGGCAACGGCGGCACCGGCTACACCCAGACCGGCGCTTCCGGGCTGGCCGGCGGTCGCGGCGGCAACGCCGGGCTGATCGGCAACGGCGGCCGCGGGGGCAACGGCGGCTACGGCGCAGCCGGTGGCGCCGGGGGTACCGCCGGCTGGCTCTACGGCAACGGCGGCACCGGCGGAAACGGCGGCGCGGCGATGGCGGGCTTCAACGGTGGCTTGGCGGGAACCGGCGGAAGCGGGGGCGGCGGCCTGCTGTTCGGCAACGGCGGCGCGGGCGGCCAGGGCGGTACCGGGCTGGCCGGGACGGGCGTCACCACGCCCGGCGGCGGAACGGCGGCCGCCGGCACCGCGGGCACCAACGCCACCGGCACCACGGGTGTCACCGGCACCGGCGGCGGCACCGGCACAGACGGGACGCTGGGGCAGACCGGCGGCGCGGGGGGCAGCGGCGGCAGCGCCACCTCCTCCGGCAACAACGTCCAGAATTACTCCGGGACGGGCGGCCGCGGCGGCGACGGGGGCATGGGCGGCTCCGGCGCCGACGCCTCGGCGCTCAATGCGGGCGGTGTCGGCGGTCACGGCGGTTCCGGCGGGAATGCCGGCCTGCTGTTCGGCAACGGCGGCGCGGGCGGCCAGGGCGGCGCCGGCGGCGTCGGTGGGAGCGGTGGCACGGGCGCGGCGGGCGGCGGCGGCGGTGCGGGAGGCGCCGCGAGCGTCAGCTTCAACAACCAGTTCGCGAATGGGGTCGCGACCGGCGGCAACGGTGGCACCGGCGGCACCGGGGGACGGGCGGCGCTGGCGCGACCGGCGGTCTCGGCGGCGACGGCGGTAACGGTGGCCGCGGCGGGTTCCTCGTGGGTATCGGCGGCGACGCAGGAAACGGTGGCATCGGTGGTGTAG
- the hcaE gene encoding hydrogenase: MTAVFEHVRRGMIPAHIYNDKEIFALEKERLFSRAWMFVGHESEIPHDGDYVVRRVLDDSFIITRDSHGRIRALFNMCLHRGMQVCRAEMGNASNFRCPYHGWTYRNDGRLTGLPFHREAYGGDAGFAKGQSLLPAPSFATYNGLMFVSLDAQAPPLTDFLGDFAFYLDFYSKQSDRGLEVRGPQRWRIKANWKIGAENFSGDMYHTPHTHASIVEIGLFREPKAQKRKDGATYWAHRGGGTTYKLPPGGFEERMRYVGYPDEMIDRIKQVWSPRQQQVVADDGFMFSAATCFPNLSFVHNWPKLPGSDQVLPFISIRQWQPISENETEVYSWFAVDAAAPEQFKKDSYKAYLMCFGSTGMFEQDDVENWVSLTTTAGGAMARRLLLNSRMGLLEDDSPVIAELSPESFHGPGRAQVGYNEYNQRELLKLWAQQLESA, from the coding sequence GTGACAGCCGTGTTCGAACATGTCCGCCGCGGCATGATCCCCGCGCACATCTACAACGACAAAGAGATCTTCGCGCTGGAGAAGGAACGGTTGTTCAGCCGTGCCTGGATGTTCGTCGGGCACGAATCGGAGATCCCGCACGACGGCGACTACGTGGTGCGCCGGGTACTTGACGATTCGTTCATCATCACCCGCGACTCGCACGGCCGGATCCGCGCCCTGTTCAATATGTGCCTGCACCGCGGCATGCAGGTGTGCCGTGCCGAAATGGGCAACGCCTCCAATTTCCGCTGCCCGTATCACGGTTGGACCTACCGCAACGACGGCCGGCTCACCGGTCTGCCGTTCCACCGCGAGGCCTACGGCGGCGACGCCGGCTTCGCTAAGGGCCAATCTCTATTGCCCGCACCGAGTTTCGCGACCTACAACGGGCTGATGTTCGTCAGCCTCGATGCGCAGGCCCCGCCGCTGACCGACTTCCTCGGCGACTTCGCGTTCTATCTGGATTTTTACAGCAAGCAGAGCGACCGGGGCCTGGAAGTGCGTGGGCCGCAACGGTGGCGGATCAAGGCGAACTGGAAGATCGGCGCCGAGAACTTCTCCGGCGACATGTACCACACCCCGCACACCCACGCCTCGATCGTCGAGATCGGGCTGTTCCGGGAACCCAAGGCGCAGAAACGCAAAGACGGCGCCACCTACTGGGCGCACCGCGGCGGCGGCACCACCTACAAGCTGCCGCCGGGCGGCTTCGAGGAACGCATGCGCTACGTCGGCTACCCCGACGAGATGATCGACCGGATCAAACAGGTCTGGTCGCCACGTCAGCAACAGGTGGTCGCCGACGACGGCTTCATGTTCTCGGCGGCCACCTGCTTTCCCAATCTGAGCTTCGTGCACAACTGGCCGAAACTGCCCGGCAGCGACCAGGTGCTGCCGTTCATCTCGATCCGGCAGTGGCAACCGATCAGCGAGAACGAAACCGAGGTGTACTCGTGGTTCGCGGTGGACGCCGCGGCACCCGAGCAGTTCAAAAAGGACTCCTACAAGGCGTATCTGATGTGCTTCGGGTCCACCGGCATGTTCGAGCAGGACGACGTGGAGAACTGGGTCTCGCTGACCACCACCGCGGGCGGCGCGATGGCCCGTCGGTTGCTGCTCAACAGCCGGATGGGCCTGCTCGAAGACGACAGCCCCGTCATCGCCGAACTGTCGCCGGAGTCCTTCCACGGGCCCGGACGCGCGCAGGTCGGCTACAACGAATACAACCAACGCGAGCTGCTCAAACTGTGGGCGCAGCAACTGGAGTCGGCATGA
- a CDS encoding hypothetical biphenyl dioxygenase beta subunit — MKKPLPFNDIRHLEAHQFLVDEAYLLDAQQYEAWLDTMTDDIRYVMPVRVTTARGAGFDTSPGMDHFDEDKYSLSHRVARMGTEHAWAEDPPSRLRHFITNVRTFECDDPTELLVESAELLFRSRGDVNESALLSCGRKDVLRRCDHGWKLARRNIFADESVLRMQNLAVFL, encoded by the coding sequence ATGAAGAAGCCGTTGCCGTTCAACGATATTCGCCACCTGGAGGCGCACCAGTTCCTGGTCGACGAGGCCTACCTGCTGGATGCCCAGCAGTACGAGGCGTGGCTGGACACCATGACCGACGACATCCGCTACGTGATGCCGGTGCGGGTCACCACCGCGCGCGGCGCCGGATTCGACACCTCGCCCGGGATGGACCATTTCGACGAAGACAAGTACTCGCTGAGTCACCGGGTGGCGCGGATGGGCACCGAGCACGCCTGGGCCGAGGACCCGCCGTCGCGGCTGCGGCACTTCATCACCAACGTGCGAACCTTCGAATGCGACGATCCCACCGAGTTGCTCGTCGAATCCGCCGAACTGCTGTTCCGCAGCCGCGGCGACGTCAACGAGAGCGCATTGTTGTCCTGCGGCCGCAAGGATGTGCTGCGGCGGTGCGATCACGGCTGGAAGCTGGCCCGCCGCAACATCTTTGCCGACGAGTCGGTGCTGCGGATGCAGAACCTGGCGGTGTTCCTGTGA
- a CDS encoding 3-(cis-5,6-dihydroxycyclohexa-1, 3-dien-1-yl)propanoate dehydrogenase: protein MTGWLEAKRALVVGAGSGIGRAVLDAFLAEGAEIAVLERDRDKCARLREELPDVAVIEGDAVTREANERAVAATVDRYGGLDTLVNCVGVFDFYRKLSDIGSAALSPAFDEMFRTNVLSHLQSVQAALPRLREGTGPSIVLTESTSAYYPGRGGVLYVSSKFAVRGLVTALAYELAPQVRVNGVAPGGTLNTDLRGLASLGLDEVRLDDSPDRATDLAARTPLHVALSGEDHAWSYVFLASDRSRGVTGETVHPDGGFRLA, encoded by the coding sequence ATGACCGGCTGGCTCGAGGCAAAGCGCGCCCTGGTCGTGGGGGCGGGCTCCGGAATCGGCCGGGCGGTGCTCGACGCGTTCCTTGCCGAGGGCGCGGAAATTGCTGTGCTGGAACGTGATCGGGACAAGTGCGCACGGCTGCGCGAGGAGCTTCCCGACGTTGCGGTGATCGAGGGTGACGCCGTCACCCGCGAGGCCAACGAGCGTGCTGTTGCCGCGACGGTGGACCGCTACGGCGGCCTGGACACCCTGGTGAACTGCGTCGGGGTGTTCGACTTCTACCGCAAGCTCTCCGACATCGGCTCCGCGGCGCTGTCCCCCGCGTTCGACGAGATGTTCCGCACCAACGTGCTCAGCCACCTGCAGTCGGTCCAGGCGGCGCTGCCCCGGTTGCGCGAAGGAACGGGACCCTCGATCGTGCTGACCGAGTCCACGTCCGCCTACTATCCGGGTCGCGGCGGCGTGCTGTACGTGTCGTCCAAGTTCGCGGTGCGCGGGCTGGTGACGGCGCTGGCGTACGAACTGGCGCCGCAAGTGCGGGTCAATGGCGTCGCACCCGGCGGAACCTTGAACACCGACCTGCGCGGGCTGGCCAGTCTGGGCCTCGACGAGGTGCGCCTGGACGACTCTCCGGATCGCGCAACCGATCTGGCCGCCCGCACCCCGCTGCATGTCGCACTGTCCGGCGAGGATCACGCGTGGAGTTATGTGTTCCTGGCCTCCGACCGGTCCCGCGGCGTCACCGGCGAGACCGTGCACCCCGACGGGGGTTTCCGGCTTGCTTGA
- a CDS encoding fructose-bisphosphate aldolase, producing the protein MLAQACRVAAARGLVDGMLGHLSLRVDDERLLIRCRSDTDTGVAYTRPDDIRLVTFDGNPGAAGELDGYRVPNELPIHTETMRADPRHRAVAHLHPPEVVAADLAGITLRPIYGAYDIPGARLARGGVPVYERAVLIRNARLGRQMVTAMGDASVVICRGHGITSTAGTVEEAVLQAIGLNELARMSLRVRAAGGTLHDIADEDWDDLPDLGSGFNVESAWRHEVARLRDQPS; encoded by the coding sequence TTGCTCGCCCAGGCCTGCCGGGTCGCAGCGGCCCGCGGCCTGGTCGACGGCATGCTGGGGCATCTGAGCCTGCGGGTGGACGACGAGCGGCTGCTGATCCGGTGCCGCAGCGACACCGACACCGGAGTGGCCTACACCCGGCCCGACGACATCCGGCTGGTGACCTTCGACGGAAACCCCGGTGCCGCAGGCGAACTCGACGGCTACCGGGTGCCCAACGAACTGCCGATCCACACCGAGACGATGCGGGCCGACCCGCGGCATCGGGCCGTCGCGCACCTGCACCCGCCGGAGGTGGTGGCCGCGGACCTGGCCGGCATCACCCTGCGCCCCATCTACGGGGCGTACGACATCCCGGGCGCCCGACTGGCCCGTGGCGGCGTCCCCGTGTACGAACGCGCAGTACTGATCCGCAATGCGCGCCTGGGCCGGCAGATGGTGACGGCGATGGGCGACGCCTCGGTGGTGATCTGCCGCGGACACGGCATCACCAGCACCGCCGGCACCGTCGAAGAGGCCGTGCTGCAGGCGATCGGCCTCAACGAACTCGCCCGCATGTCGCTGCGGGTGCGCGCCGCCGGCGGAACCCTGCACGATATCGCCGACGAGGACTGGGACGACTTGCCGGACCTGGGCTCCGGTTTCAACGTCGAATCAGCCTGGCGGCACGAGGTCGCACGGTTGCGCGATCAACCGAGCTGA
- a CDS encoding IclR family transcriptional regulator — translation MRNEPPQYPIESVDNALKLLLLLGEQPQIRLSEATRYLGVASSTAHRLLAMLAYRGFVRQDPATKAYLPGPALTSVAFAIFGRIDIQRAALPVMRELSERLGESIHVGMLDGAEVRFVAAIEGPRAVRVASRLGRTMAAHCTSTGKVLLAQLPETELRQLLPDESLATITSRSIGSRSRLEAELSRIRAQGYATNREESEEGVASVAVPIPTRAPGLLLALNAAAPQNRLPAKQYPAVAAALVKAAKQIGDQLG, via the coding sequence ATGCGGAATGAGCCGCCGCAGTACCCGATCGAGTCGGTGGACAACGCGCTGAAGCTGCTGTTGCTGCTGGGTGAGCAACCGCAGATCCGGCTCAGCGAGGCGACCCGGTACCTGGGGGTGGCCTCGTCCACCGCCCACCGACTGCTGGCGATGCTGGCATATCGCGGATTCGTCCGTCAGGACCCAGCCACCAAGGCGTACCTGCCCGGCCCGGCGCTGACCAGCGTGGCCTTCGCCATTTTCGGGCGGATCGACATTCAGCGGGCCGCGCTGCCGGTGATGCGGGAGCTAAGCGAGCGGTTGGGGGAGTCCATCCACGTCGGGATGCTCGATGGTGCCGAGGTGCGTTTCGTGGCGGCGATCGAGGGGCCCAGGGCGGTGCGGGTGGCCTCCCGGCTGGGCCGCACCATGGCGGCGCACTGTACCTCGACGGGCAAGGTGCTGTTGGCTCAGCTACCGGAAACTGAACTGCGCCAATTGCTTCCGGACGAGTCGTTGGCCACCATCACTTCTCGGTCGATCGGCAGCCGCAGCCGGCTGGAAGCCGAGCTGTCCCGCATCCGCGCGCAGGGTTACGCCACCAACCGCGAGGAGAGCGAGGAAGGCGTCGCCTCGGTTGCGGTGCCGATACCGACGCGGGCTCCGGGGCTGCTGCTGGCGCTGAATGCCGCGGCGCCGCAGAACCGGTTGCCGGCCAAGCAATATCCGGCAGTGGCGGCCGCACTTGTCAAGGCCGCCAAGCAGATCGGCGATCAGCTCGGTTGA